The DNA region TGGTCAGAACATTGCTCTTACAAGTCCTCGAAGAGACTTTTAAAGCTTTTTCCTACCCAAGGTGAGCACGTTATTCAAGGACCTGGAGAAAACGCAGGAGTAGTTAAGCTTGACGATCAGGTTTGGCTTGCCTTTAAAATAGAAAGCCACAACCATCCTTCTTTTATAGAGCCCTTCAACGGTTCCGCAACAGGGGTGGGAGGAATAATAAGGGACGTTCTTTCAATGGGTGCCCGTCCTATTGCTTTGATGGACTCTCTGCGCTTTGGTTTTCCGTTGGACGCAAAGACAAGGTATATAGTCAAAGGAGTGGTAAAAGGTATTTCTCATTATGGGAACTCCATAGGTGTTCCCACGGTGGGTGGGGAAACCTTTTTTGAAGAGTGTTATAAGACAAATCCGCTTGTGAATGCCTTCTGTCTTGGAATTATACCTGCGGGCAGAATGCTTAGGGCGAGGGGCACAAAGGCAGGCCAACTGCTATTTCTTATAGGCTCTTCTACTGGTAGAGACGGCATTCACGGAGCGGTTATGGCTTCTGGTGAGTTTGGAGAAGACACGGAAAGCAAAAGACCAAACGTCCAAGTAGGGGACCCATACTTTGGAAAAAAGCTGATAGAGGCGATAATGAGGATAGTAGAGGAGGGCCTTATTGTTGGTATGCAGGACTTAGGCGCTGCTGGTTTGGCAGGCGCATCTTCAGAACTTGCCAACAAGTCCAAAATGGGTGTAGAGCTATATTTAGAAAAGGTTCCCCTCAGAGAACAAGGTATGACACCTTACGAAATACTCCTTTCAGAAAGTCAAGAAAGAATGCTTTTGGTGGTAGAAAAAGAAAAGGTGGAAAGGCTCAAAGAATTAGCCAAAGAGTTTCATCTGGAGGGGGAAGTAGTGGGAAAATTGACGGAAGATGGCATTTTTAGAGCTTACTTTAACGGAGAGCTTGTAGCGGAGCTTCCGGTAAGTCTGATAACCGAAGAGGCACCCGTCTATCAAAGGCCAAGTAAAGAACCAGATTACATAAAGAACCTGAGAGCTTTCAACGAGGATGAGCTAAAGGAAGCAGACCTAAGGGAAGCCCTTTACAAGCTTTTGTCTTCTCCCAACGTGTGTTCAAAGGAGTGGATATACAGTCAGTATGATTATCAGGTGGGGACCAATACGGTCTTGGTGCCCGGAGCAGACAGTGCCATTTTAAGGGTCAAGTGGGTAGTCTATCCTGAGCTAAAAAGTGAAAAACTCATAGCTTTGAGCTGTGAAGGAAACGGCAGGATGGTCTTTCTGAACCCTTACGAAGGGGGAAAATATCTAATTGCGGAAGTGCTTAGAAACCTTGCCTGCGTTGGCGCAAAACCCTTAGGAATAACTGACTGCTTAAACTTTGGAAATCCAGAAAGACCGGAAATTATGTGGCAGTTGGAAAAGGCAGTAAGCGGAATGGCTGACGCTTGTAAGTATTTTGGTGTGCCAGTAGTTAGCGGAAACGTATCTCTCTACAACGAAACTGTGGAAAGTAAAGAGATAAGAAACGTATATCCCACACCCATAGTGGTTGCGGTGGGTTCCATTGAAGGAAAAACTTTTGTATCCCACAGGTTTGAAAAGCCGGGAAGCTTGATCTTTTTGATAGGAGACCTAAGAAGAAAGCTCAGTTTAGGTGGTAGCGAATACCTAAAAGTGGTTCATGGAATAGTGGCTGGTGATGTGCCAGTGGTGGATCTAAAGAAGGAAAAAGCCCTGCAAGAGGTGCTTATAAAACTCATAGAGGAACACATTGTCCTTTCTGCCCACGACGTATCCACAGGAGGACTTTTGATAGCTTTGCTGGAGTGTGTTTTTGGCACAGGGTTTGGGCTTGAGCTTAATATATACACGGAGGAAAGGCTTGATAGGTTTTTCTTTTCCGAAAGTCCCACAAGGGTTGTTGTAAGTGTGGAGAAAGGCAAGGAAGAACTCCTAAAGAACGCTGTAGAAGAGTCTGGCTTAGACTGGATGCTTTTGGGAAAGATAAAGGAAGAGTCAGAGCTTTCTGTAAAGATTTATGAAGAGCTAATCCTAAGGGAAAAGGTTGAAGACTTAGAAAGAGTATGGAGAGAATACTTAACCAACACGCTTTGATATACTTGGCTTTTCTCTCTACTGTTTTCCTTTTGGACCTATTCACGAAACATTTGGCCGAATCTTTCATAAAGGAAGATATTCAAGTTCTGCCTTTTCTAAAGCTGGTGCTTGTGTATAACAAGGGCGTTGCCTTTGGACTGCTTTCTGATGCTCCAGATTGGTTAAGGATACTAGTATTGCTCGGGGTCCCACCCATTGCAATAGTTTTTACTTTTTTCTACACAGTCAAGAGTAGAGATTGGCTTGTATCCCTGTCTATGGGTGCCATAGGTGGTGGGGCGCTTGGAAACTTTTACGACAGACTAATCCTTGGTGAGGTTAGAGATTTTATATACTTCTCTTACGGAAAGTTTTCTTATCCAGCCTTCAACGTGGCGGATTCTATGATATCCATAGGGATTGTTTTGTTTCTGCTAAGAGAAACCCTTTTTAAAAGGTATCGGTTAAATTAATTTTCATGGAGTGGACGCAATCCTTGCTAAACAAAAGGATAGATGACACAAGCAAGAGGATTGACGATACTAACAGGAGGATTGATGACTTGAGAGGAGAATTTATGGAGTTCCGTAAAGAAGTAAAGGGAGAGTTTGAGAAGCTCCGTAAGGAAGTGAAGGAAGAGCTCAGGGAAATTCGTGTCCTTCTTTACAAAGTTCTTGAAGTGCCTGAAAAGAAGGAATGAAAGCAATAGCCTTCCTTTTGCTTTTATCTACCTCTTCCCTTGCCTTCTATCACTGCTTTTTTGATGCGGGCAAAAGGTATGGAGTGGATCCTTACCTTCTGGTTGCTATTGCCAGCGTGGAAAGTGGTTTTAACCCAAGGGCAATAAACCGCAACAAAAACGGTAGCGTAGATTACGGTATTATGCAGATAAACTCCCACTGGCTCAAAAAGTATAAGATCCCCACCGAATGGATCTGGGAACCCTGCTACAACATACACTTTGGCGCTATGGTTCTTAAAAGGTGTATGGATGCAAAGGGAGGAAACGTAAAGCTTACGATAGATTGCTACAACAAAGGAGACAAAGCAAAGGAAAACAGCGAGTATGTGATAAAGGTTTATAAAAAGCACGCCAGATTGTTGAGGATGGTGGAGTAGGGCATTACCTGGCAAATTCAAGGGAGGGACTATTTAAAGTGCCAGATAAAAGCATAGTCATACCACTTCCCACAAGCTTGCCGTTTATGGAAGAGCTAAGAGGGTTTTGTTTGTTGAAGGAGATAACCCCATCGCCCAAGAAGGTTAAACCAGCAGTTTTTGCCTCCACGCTGAACGCATTTCCCTTAAAGTTTAAACTAAGCTCGTTCAAACTAAGGTCTTTGAGTTTTACGTTTGTAAGCTCTAAGCTACCCTTTACTCCCTCTGCTATCCGGAGGTCTAAGGACCTTACCTGTGCATTTTTAATACAACCAAGGTCTTTCCCCTTGGCGACGATCTCTTTATTGAGATATAGCTTTATCTGAAAGCTACCACCTGCACACTGTCCGCTTAGCAAAAGATAAAAGGTCCCCAAAGACAGCTCCAAACTTTCAAAATCACCAAGTTTAAAGTCCTTTATATAGATCTGAGCTTTCTTTAGTCTTAGGCTAAGCATCCTTTCTGTCACTTCTTCAGCCATAACGTAGATGTGGTTTTTCAAAAGAATTCTGTCAAGTATTAGAAACTTAGGAAGAGTGGCAAAAACGAGAAAAAGACTAAAAAAAAAGAAAAGTAAGCCCAACAGGATGGTTTGCTTAATACTGCTCTTCATCTTCCTGTTTCTTCTTTTCCTGAAGCAGGTTTTTTAGCTCTTCGGCTAGCTTTTGATGTTCTTGGGTGATGCGCGAAAGCTCTTCTGCACTTTCTATAACATATGGTGTAAGAAATATGAAGAGAGAGACCTTGTCTTCGGATTTGACCTCTCTTCTGAAGAGCCATCCAAGAACTGGAATATCCTGAAGACCGGGCACGCCTTCTTTGGTGTTTAGAGCCTTTGTGCTTACAAGCCCACCAAGGATTATAGTTTGCCCGTTTTCTACCACCACCTCAGAGTTTAGTTGTCTGTTTGAGGTTACTGGTATGGCATAGCTCAGCGTTCCTATCTGAGGCCTAAGAAAGTCTATTATCTCCTGTACGCTTAGGTTTATCAAAAGTCTTAGGTCTTTTTCGGATATGGTAGGTGTTACGCTAAGGTTTAATCCCACCTCTTTGTAATCGTAGGTTATTACCGGCTGTCCGTTTATGTCAAACTTTACTCCGGAGGCAAAGGGAATTACTTGACCCACCTTTATGACCGCCTCCTGGTTGTCAAGGGTTAGCACCTTTGGGTTTGACACTATGTTAAAACCACTACCTTTTTCTAAAAGAGAAAACAGAAGCACCAAGTCTGGGAAAAACAGGGAAGTCCCACCTACGGTTATAGTTCTACCCGCTTTACTTAACGCACCTATCACAAAGTTTCCGGATATTATGGCGCTATAGACGTCCTGAAGGCTTGAACCACCAAACGCTCCTCCACCGTGGGTGCCAAAGATCTGCCACCTTACCCCCAACTCCAAAGCCTTACTCGTGCTCATTTCCACCACAGTAGCTGCTATCAAAACCTGCTTCCTTTTTACGTCTATCTTTTCTATAAAAACCTTTAAACTTTCATACTCCTGAGGTGTGGCGTAGATTATTACGGAGTTTGTCCCCCTGTCAAAGCCGATCCTTACACCTTCTTTGGTTTCTATGGTAGTCAAAGGAGTTGGCTGTGGTTTTTGTGGTTCTTCCCTTCTTAGAGGCGTTTCTGGACCTCTGAGGTCAATGGATGTTCTTCCTGGCTCTTGAGTTTGAACAGGGGTGGTTGGAGAAACTTCCCTGAAAAGGGTTTGAATACTCTTGTATAGCTCTTCTGCGGAGATATGCTTTAGCTTTATAAGGTAAAAGCTTCTTTCTAAGGGTCCCAAGCTTTCCCTGTCTAAGGTTTCTATAAACTCCTTTGCTATACTTTGTGTTTTTTCATTTGCCACTACTACTACGGAGTTGCTGTCTTTGTTAAAGGTTATGAAAACGGGGGTGCCAAAGTGCTGTTGTAAGGCAGAGGCTATAGTTTGTAGGCTTTGAAAAACACTTTCCGCTTTTGCCCTTTCTAATTTGTAGATCTTAACGCTTATTGCTCTTTCAGGAGAATCAAGCTCTTTCAGAAGGGATTTTAAACTCTCTATGTTCCTTGCTATATCTGCGATTAGGATGGAGTTGGAAGGGGGATGGACCGCAATCTTTGCTGTAGCGGATAAAAACGGTTGGATAGCCTGTTGAAGTTGGACTGCCTGAGCGTTCTGTGCGGTGTATATGTATATTACTATCTCTCCCAAAGTTGATGGTTTTTTTAGTTCTGCAAGGGACACTGCCTTTTGCAGAGGTAGGATCTTTACGAAGTTTGTTTCTTCCACCGCACCATAGCCTTGCAAAGAAAGGGCTAAAAGGAATATCTCCCAAGCTTCCTTTACGCTAACCGGCTTTGCTGAGCTCACGGTGATGGTTCCCTTCACGCTTGGGTCCAAAAGTATGTTTTTTCCCGTAAGTTCAGACATAAACTTGACCACGAGAGATATGTCCGCATCCTGAAAGTTTAAGAATACTTTACCGGTTTTTCTTTGCTGTTGAGCTGTTTTTTGTAGATCCTCACCAGTCTGAGCGTAAGCGGAGAAGGAAAGGACAATCAACAAGAGACATAAAAACCTAACCATTCATTCAACCCTTACTAAAAGTTCTACAGATTTACCCTCTCTAATTAAGTTGATTTTAAAACTGCTTTCATTTCTCAAAACTTGAAGGATCCTAAAAGCATCTTCCCCACTTCTTATAGACTGATTGTTTATACTCACCAGCACGTCCCCTGGGCTTATACCTATCTTAGAAAATATGCTATTTGGATCTATCCATTCAAAGAGAAAACCAACCGTTCTTCCATTCTCAACGTAGGGCACAAGCCTTATCTGTCTAAACATTATACCCGGGTCTGCGGTAATGCTTTCTATCTCTCTCTTTTGAATAACAGACTGAAGAGTGCTGACAGGACTCTGAATAGAAACCATCCCTTCCGCTTTTGCGCTCGCACTTGCAAAACTAAACCCCACAGCCTTCGTCTCTTGACCCTTTGAAAGGAGTATGTAGTTTCTCTCTATCTTAGACACCCTGTAGTTCCCTATCTGACTACCAACTCTAACAACCTTTGTCTCCCCACCTGTATTTACAAGAGCCATATTTACGCTTCCCGAAACTGTGGCTAACAGGGTTATATTCAGTGGCTTTTCTTCTTTGACCTCTTCCCTTTTAAAAAGAAAGCTAAGGTCTGCAACTTTTGGCTTTTCCACCCTTAGGGTGGGAATGAACGCCAGCCTTTGACTAAAGGTGAGATTGAAGTAGAAAAACAAAGGCAGGGCAAAGGAACAGACAAAAACAAGGAAGAAATAAGTCAGTATGTTTATATTCATGACAATTTAGCATTATAATGCGTCGGGTAGGAAATCGTATAATTAATAACAATGGACATTCTAAAAACCTATAAGCTCATACCCATAGAAGAAACTGAAAGCAGTATAAAGCTTTTGGCTCCAAAGGGGTATAATAGTTTCCTTTTGGAGGAGATAAGGTTTATTTCTGGTAAAGAAGTAGATGTGGTCTTTGTGGAAAATGAGGAATTTACCGCAGAACTGCAGAAAAGGTTAGCCCAAGAGGAGGTTATTATAGAAAGCGCAGAGGGAGAAGGTGAGGGACCAAAGGACATACTCCTTGAGGAAGACAAAAGCCCTGCGGTTAGCTTTGTCAATTCCACACTCATAAAGGCGGTTACCCTTTCTGCATCAGACATACACATAGAGCCTTATCAGGACGGTTCTTACGTTAGGTTCAGACTTGACGGAGTGCTACACGATTATATGAGCATTCCTCTGTCCCTACACGACGCTGTGGTCTCAAGGATAAAGGTTTTGGCAAACCTAAACGTGGCAGAAAGAAGGGTCCCACAGGATGGGAAGATAAGGGTAAAGATAGGGGGCAGAGAGCTGGACATAAGGGTTTCTGTGGTGCCCACCGTCTTTGGGGAGAGGGTAGTTCTGAGGCTCCTTGATAGGTCCTCCACCATGCTTACCCTTGAAGACCTTGGATTATTTGCGGAAGACTTGGAGAAAGTAAAAAGGCTTGCAAAGAAGCCTTACGGAATTGTGCTGGCAACGGGACCCACAGGCTCAGGAAAGAGCACAACCCTTTACGCCATGCTCTTGCAGATAAAGAGTCCAGAGAGAAACATAATAACCATAGAGGACCCTCCCGAGTATCAGGTAAAGGGCATAAGTCAGATTCAGGTAAATCCTAAGGTGGGACTGACCTTTGCCAGTGGGCTAAGAGCAATTCTGAGACAAGACCCGGATGTTATAATGGTGGGTGAAATAAGGGACAGCGAGACCGCAGAGATTGCAGTTCATGCAGCCCTTACGGGACACTTGGTGCTTTCTACCCTCCACACCAACGACGCACCTTCCGCCATAGCAAGGCTTGCAGACCTTGGCATAGAACCCTTTCTGATAGCCTCTTCCTTGGAAGGAGTAATAGCCCAAAGGCTTGTAAGAAAGATCTGTCCAAACTGTAAGGTGAGCTACAGACCATCGGAAGAAGAGTTAAGAGAGCTTGGACTAAGTGGGGAATATACCTTTTACAAAGGGGTAGGCTGTGATGAGTGTATGGGAGCGGGCTACAGGGGAAGGACGGGCTTGTTTGAAGTTTTAGAGCTTGACCAAGAGCTAAAGCAGTTTATCTTAAGAACTCAAGACGCCAACGCCATAAGAAGGCTTGCCAAGGAAAGGGGCTTTAAGGACATGCTGGAGGACGGAGTTAGAAAGGTGCTCATGGGCATCACCACATCCGAAGAGCTAATAAGAGCCATAAAGGTAGAGTGATGGTTTATACGGGCGTAGATGGAAAAAAGGTTTTCAGCATAAGGACAAACCCTATTACCAAAAGGTGGGCTATTACCAGTAAGGCAGGTAAAAAAATATGCGTCGTGCCATCGGACCTTTGCTTTGTCAAGATAGAAAAAGCCTTTACCCAAAAGCTGAGCCAGCTAAAAGGCTATTATCAGATTGAGGTTTCAGAAAAGTTTGGAAAGGTAAAGTGGGACTTGTCTTTGCACAAAGGAGATGCCATAGTGGGGGTTTATAAAAACTTCAATCCGGAAGGTTGCGACGGTGTGGATTTGGAGATTTTCTCCTTAGCCAGAGTGCTAAGGCTTTTGGGAGTAGATGGCTATGTGCTTGACTTGGGAAGGAGAAAAACTACCCTCGTAAGGGTAGAGAAGGGTGTGCTAAAAGAATACAGGGTTCTTCTGAGGGGTGGAGATTACCTTAGCAGTCTGGCAAACCCAGAAAAGCCAGAAGAGGGAGAAAAACTAAAAAAAGAGAAAGGTTTACAGCTAAAGGAAGTCTATGAAGGATTCAAAAAACTTTTAGAAGTCTTAGACCTGCAAGAAGGAGCGGTATTGCTCAGCGGTGGTGGTGCCAAACTGAAGGGCATAAAGGACTTTTTCAAAAAGACTATAGAAAATCCATACTGTGAGCCAACGCACACCAGCGCCTTTGGGGCAAGTCTCAGGTCTGTTGTCAAAACACCTTACCCTGACTTTGTAGAAAGAGAGCTTTCTGAAAGGGAGCTGAAGGTCCTTGGAACTGCGCTTTTGGGAGGGCTTGTCCTTTTTGGGCTTTCTTACCTTGGACTGGAGAGGCTCTGGTCTGTGGATGGGCTAAGGGAAAGGGAAAAGGCAGAGTTTAGAAAGGTTTTTCCCAACGCACCAACCACCGCACTCAGGGAGCAAGTCCTTTCAAAGGCGACAAAGGAAGACCCCTTCCAGCTCACCTCCAAACTTTCACAGCTCTCATCCCAACTAAGAGAAGGCATAAAGCTATACTCCATAGATTTTTCCGAGGGCACCCTTCTCATTAAAGGGGAAGGAGAGGAAAACATTGTAAGACAACTAAAAACCAAGGCGGTAAAGAAAACGCCTTTGGGCACAGTAGAGTTTGAGTTGGAGGTAAGATGAGCCTAAGAAAGAGGGATATAGCAGTAGGTTTGTTTTTGTTGTATTTCCTGCTTGCTTACCTTTTTCTCAGCAAGTATTACGACCTTAGGGCTCAGTATTACAAAGACTATCTTAGGCACAAGGAGATTATGTTTCTTATGGCAAACTACGTCCATACAAAAAGGGAACAGCCAACGGAAGATCTTATAAGGGAGATCTTTTCCTCTCGCGGAGTGGATTTTAAGTCTTTCAAGCAAGTAGAAACGGGCTACGAGGTGTGGGGAACAAACCTGAAGGGAGAAAAGCTATCCGATCTTATTTACGCCATAGAGGAAAGGGGAATAAGGATCGTAAAGCTAAGGGCAGTGGATAACACAGGTCAGGGTATGTTTGAGGTTTATATGCTCCTAAGATGATTGCCATACTTGCCCTGTTTGTGTTTTTGTTTTCTACTTACTACGTTTTGGACGCATACTACACCGTCAAATCTACCCAAAGGACGGTGGAGGAAATTTACTTCAAAATACAGTCAAGCTATGCATTTTTGCACGTTCTTCCCTTTGTAATAGAAACCATAAAAAGGGATGAGCCGTCCTTTGATAGCCTTCAGGACAGTTGGGCTAACCCTATGGTTTTTAGAAGCGAAAGGGGGGAGATCAGCGTATCCATCTACGACGAAGAGAGGTTTTTGAACCTAAACTTTGTGGATGACGGAAATTACGGAAAGTTTTTTGAAAGGCTTTTGAAGGTCCTTGCCATAGACCCTGCCTACAAAAAAGCTTTGCTTGTTTGGATGGGAAAGCAGGAGGGCTTTTTGGAAACAGACTCTCCCATAAAAAGGGCACCCTTAGACTCAAAGGAAGAGCTATATTGGATAGGCTTTAAAAGGGAGGACCTACTTGGAAAACAGCTTGGAGAAAATTTCTACCCGGGACTTTTGAGCCTTACCACAGTTCATTCTAAGGGAAAGATAAACGTAAACACCGCCAACGCTTACATACTTATGGCTTTGGACCAAAGGATAGACCAAACCCTCGCAAGCAAGATCATAGAAAGAAGAAGCAGAGAACCTTTCAAAAAGCCCGAAGACCTCCTTATGGTAGAGGGCATGACCCTTGATATACTTTATGCAATAAGGGACCTGATAGACACAAAAAGCTCAACCTTTCACATACTGATGGAGCTAAAAGTTGGAGAAAGGAAGGCAAGCTTTGAAGCGGTTTATGACAGATCTGCTGATAAGATCCTGTATAAAAAAATACTCTGAGCTTTTGCTCTATTGCGCTCTTATCCTTCTTTTGGCACTACACAAAGCCTTTGCTTTTCCAAACCTTTCTCTATTTATTCTCTTGTCTCCTTTGCTTTTCAAAGATTTTAAACTCTTAGACAGGTGGTCCCTTCTGTGGCTTTTTATTCCCCTTGCATACTTTATGGGATACAAGCCTTACGAAGTTTTAAACTTAAGTCTTTCTGCCTTTGCGGAAGAGCTTTTCTTTAGAGCTTACCTGATGCAGAGGTATTCAAACTTAGCGGTCTCCTTTATGTTTGTCCTTCCCCACCTTCTGCTAAACCCAAGCCTTAATGCTCTGCTTACCTTCTTCCCTTCGCTGATCTTTGGATACGCATACAGACTAACCAATTCTTTGAGTTTTGTCTCCTTTTTACACTTTTGGTCTAACGCTGTTTATCTAAGGGCTTTAGCTTTATGGGACTTTCCACGTATCTTACACACTCCTCTTTTTTGATGCTTTCAAGTTCCCTTTGGTTCAAGGTAACCACCAAAACGTCTCCAACCTCAGCCTTTACCCTATACTTTTTCTTTATCTTTTGGGCGCACTCTTTATCCTTAACCAAAACCTTGTAGTCTTGCTCAGGTTCAGAGGTCATAGCACATGAAAAAAGGAGGAGGACAAAAACCCCAAAAGCTTTCATCTCCACTCTTTCCTTACGAGCCTTCTTAGCCAAAGGAAAGCCACAAGCACAAGCACCGGCAGTGTGGAGAAGGAACCCTGCGCCATGCTACAACCACCACCTCCACCACCTCCACCCACATCGGAACCACCAGAACCTCCACCACCTCCACCACCACCCCCATCACCACCTGAGCTTGGAATCGAAGCAAGGAAAGCCTTTCCGTAGCCGTATACGTTGTTTGGAAGCGTTCCTGTGAAATCGTCAGAAAGTGCTTGAGAAGTTAAGATTCCTCTTACTTCATCCACAGTTAAGTTAGGATTGCTTTCCAAAATGAGCGCTACTAAACCAGCTACCACCGGGGCAGCCATAGAAGTGCCTGCCTTTGTGATGTATTGGATGGTCCCTGCAAGAGGACCAAGCACAAAGTAGCCGGGAGCCACCACATCCGGTTTTATCCTTCCATCTCTGGTTGGTCCACGGGAAGAGAAGTAGGCGATCTTACCTAAGTCTGTAAAACTCCTGAAGTCTGTAGAACTCCACCTTGAGGTTAGAGCACCTACGGTTATAACATGCGGAGATGTGCCGGGCACAGCAACCGTTCCAAGATAGCCACCAAGACCGTCTTCTAAAAAGAAGTTGGTAAATTCACTGTTTCTAGATAAGTATAGGTCTGCCCTTGGCGTTCCGCTAACTGGCGTGAGCTTTAGCGTGAGATTTCCAGTGCAATTAAACGAAACTGTGAACCTTCCATCTCCGTTCAAAGGATGGCTTGATGTGGTGTTATCAATCTCCACATTACATCCTCCCACACTTCCGCTTGCTTTAGACCCTGGGTTTGCAGACAGACAACCACCAGAGCTATTACAAAACTCAACCCTAAGCGTGCCGTTTTTATACCAGCCGTCCACTATATCCCCTGTGGACGAGTTAATCCCTACGGAAGTTGTGGATGAAATACTGTTTAGCTTTGCGTGAATCTTTCTGTGGCCCTCGTTCCCA from Thermocrinis sp. includes:
- a CDS encoding S8 family serine peptidase codes for the protein MGFFIVLLLLFLGSSLSQERYVKVLYSDGRVQVVDTRKVPLSSLKARGDVIYVEKPIKLNLLDDVAYSSSVALRGSSNQSISVRTYNGQRLSILHLGANVSFSGSCSGSLENLTCSDGNLSINVSSTTDWRLIVQSFGRNLQRSDFSIPAYYIGTGAANTGKTGRNVIIGVIDTGIDWCHPAFRKPDGSSKILYFYEPSTNTEYTKTQIEQFIRQGRCNEDYDGHGTHVAGIASYIAKDAELIVVRTNLEDTDIILGLEYLKRKKDALNRPMVVNMSLGGHFGPHDGTSFLEKEIARYSGKGFVVVVSAGNEGHRKIHAKLNSISSTTSVGINSSTGDIVDGWYKNGTLRVEFCNSSGGCLSANPGSKASGSVGGCNVEIDNTTSSHPLNGDGRFTVSFNCTGNLTLKLTPVSGTPRADLYLSRNSEFTNFFLEDGLGGYLGTVAVPGTSPHVITVGALTSRWSSTDFRSFTDLGKIAYFSSRGPTRDGRIKPDVVAPGYFVLGPLAGTIQYITKAGTSMAAPVVAGLVALILESNPNLTVDEVRGILTSQALSDDFTGTLPNNVYGYGKAFLASIPSSGGDGGGGGGGGGSGGSDVGGGGGGGGCSMAQGSFSTLPVLVLVAFLWLRRLVRKEWR